The region CGATGAAGGACTCGGTGTCGACGGCGGAGGCGAGGAAGGAGTCGCGGTCGCCTTCGGTCTCCTCGTAGTAGGCGTGCAGGGAGATGTAGTCGACGAGGTCGTACGTCTCCGCCAGCACGGTCGCCTCCCACGCGGCGAACGTCTCCATGTTCTGCCCCGACGATCCGCACGCGACGAGTTCGAGGTCCGGCTCGATCTGGCGCATCGCGCGGGCGGTCTCGGCGGCGAGACGGCCGTACTCCTCCGCCGTCTTGTGGCCGGTCTGCCAGGGGCCGTCCATCTCGTTGCCCAGACACCACAGGCCGATGCCGAACGGCTCCTTGTCGCCGTGCGCCACCCGCAGGTCCGAACGGGCCGTCCCGCCGGGGTGGTTGGCGTACTCCTGGAGCTCCAGGGCCTCGGCGACCCCACGCGTGCCGAGGTTGATCGCCATCATCGGCTCGGCCTGGGGGCCGATCTTCCTCAGGAAGGCGATGTACTCGGACAGGCCGAAGCGGTTGGTCTCGGTGGAGCGCCAGGCGAGGTCGAGGCGGCGGGGCCGTTCCTCCGCGGGGCCCACGCCGTCCTCCCAGTTGTAGGCGGAGACGAAGTTGCCGCCGGGGTAGCGGATGGTGGTGACGCCCAGTTCGCGGACCAGGTCCAGTACGTCGGTGCGGAGGCCTTCGGCGTCGGCGGAGGGGTGGTCGGGTTCGTAGATGCCGGTGTAGACGCAGCGGCCGAGGTGTTCGACGAAGGAGCCGAAGAGGCGGGGGTTGACCTCGCCGATGGTGAAGGCGGGGTCCAGGGCGAAGCGGGCGGTACGCATTCTTTTCCTTCCGGGGGTTCGGTTTTGTCTGCGGGTTCGGGGGGGCTGGTCGCGCAGTTCCCCGCGCCCCTAACCGGCGACGGGCCAACCGTTCCTCGTCCAGTTCAGCCTGTTCAGGCCCAGCTTGGGGGTGCCTGAGTCGTTGCCGTCGTAGTAGTGATAGGCGATCCAGTCCTCCCCATGGGCACGGAAGACCGACTCACCGCCGGGGCCGACATAGCGACCGTGGGAAGCGAGGAACAGGTCGCCGCCGCCCTCCAGCATCGGCTTGCCCGTGCTGTCCACGTAGGGGCCGGTCACCGATGCCGATCTGCCGACCCGGATCTTGTAGGTGGAGTTCACGCCCGCGCAGCAGGCGTCGTAGGAGGCGAAGAGGTAGTAGTAGCGGCCGTGTTTGACGATGTACGGGCCCTCGACCGCGTACGGGGCGTCCGGGCGGGTGGCCAGGTGCTCCACGGGTGTGTCCGCGATCGCCTTGCCGGTGCTCGGGTCCAGTTCGACCATGCGGATGCCCGTCCAGTACGAGCCGAACGCCATCCACAGCTTGCCGTCGGCCCGGATCACCGCCGGGTCGATGGCGTTCCAGGCGTCAGTGGTCCGAGAGGTGAAGGCCGGGCCGTGGTCGGTCCAGGTGCCGGGCATGCCGGTCTTCGACGTGGCCACGCCGATCGCCGAGTGGTTGGTGCCCCAGGAGGAGACGGCGTAGTAGAGCCAGTAGCGGCCGTCTCGGTAGGAGAGGTCGGGGGCCCAGGGGTCGGCGGTGGAGTTGTAGTCGTACCACCAACTCGGGGGCGTGGTGAAGGCGTTGCCCGCGTCGTCCCAGTGGTGGAGGTCGGTGGAGAGGCGGGCGCCGAGGACGCCGCCGGTGGAGTAGGCGACGTAGCGGCCGTTCCTGAGGTGGGTGACCGTGGGGTCGTGGATGATCTGCTGGCCGGTGAGGGGGAGGGGGTCGGGGTAGGTGACGTCGGCCGACGCGGTGGTCGGGAGCAGGGCGATGGTGGCCGCGGCGAGCAGCGCGGCGAGTCTCAAGCGCTTCAACTCACACTCCTCTGGGCTGTTACTGGCCGGCCAGACCCGTGTGGGCGACACCCCGCACGATCTGGCTCTGGAAGAAGACGAACACGACGATCAGCGGGAGTCCCGCGATCAGGCCGCCCGCCATGAGCTGTGGCCAGACGATGCCGAAGGCGTTCTGCACGGTGGCGATGCCGTTGGGCATGGTCATCAGGTCGGGGTTGTTGGTCACCATGTAGGGCCACAGGAAGTTGTTCCACGAGGCGATGAAGGTGAAGATCCCGACGGCCGACAGCGAGGGCTTCGAGAGCGGCAGGACGAGGGTGAAGAAGATCCGCCAGCGGCCCGCGCCGTCGATGAACGCCGCCTCCTCCAGCTCGCGGGGCAGCGACTGGAAGAACTTGTAGAGGATGTAGACCATCGCGGCGGGGGCGCACTGCGGCAGGATCATGCCCCAGTAGGTGTCGACCATGCCGAGCGACTGCACGGTGGTGAAGAGCGGGACGCCGAGGATCGCCGGGGAGAACATCAGGCCCGCCATCGTCACGGCCATCAGGACGGACTTGCCGCGGAACTCGGTGCGGGCGAAACCGTATCCGGCGAGGGAGGCGACCAGCAGCACGACGAAGGTGACGCAGACCGACACGACCAGCGAGTTCACGAACCAGTTGGGGATGTTGCCGGCCTCGAAGACCTTCCGCCAGGAGTCGAGGGTGAGGTCCTTGGGGATCCAGTGCGGCGAGGCCACCGATTCCGCCGGGGTCTTGAGCGACGTGGACAGGGCCCACACCAGCGGCGCCATCCAGATCACGGACAGGGCGAGGGCGACGACCGTCAGGGCGATCTGCGCGGGCGTCCAGGTGCTGCGGGGTTTACGGAGGGTGGGTGACGGCGTGGTCATCGGGAGATGCCCTCCTCTCGGCTGCGGAGCAGCCACATCCGCCCGAGGGCGACGGCCGCGATGATGAGGAACAGGACGAAGGAGATCGCGGAGGCGTAGCCCACGCGGTAGCTGGTGAAGCCCTGTTCGAGGGTGTACTGGACGAAGGTGCGGGTCGATTCCTCCGGCCCCGGGCCGAACTGGTACATGACCACCGCCTGGTCGAAGACCTGGAGCGAGGCCAGGATCTGCAGCGCGATGACGAGGCCGGTGATGTTGCGCAGGTTCGGCACGGTGATGTGGAGCATGCGCCGGAAGGCGTTCGCGCCGTCCAGCTCGGCCGCCTCGTAGAGGTGTTGGGGGATGTTCTGGAGAGCGGCGAGGAAGAGCAGGAAGGAGAATCCGACCGTCCACCACAGGGTCGCGACGACGACGGCGAGCAGGGCCGTGGACTTCTGGGTGAGCCAGGGGGTGGTGAGGCCGAGTACGTGGTTGACCATGCCGTTGGTGGGCTGGAACAGCCACCACCACAGGTTGCCGATGACGGCCGAGGGCAGCAGGAACGGCGCGAAGAAGCACAGCCGCCACAGCCACTTGAAGTGCACGGTGTGGTGGGCGATCAGCGCCATCAGCAGGGCCACGACGACGATGCACGGGACGACGTACAGGGTGAACTGGACGCTGTGCCACAGCGAGTTCCACACGAGGTCGTCCTTGAGGGCCTCGCGGTAGTTGTCGAGGCCGACGAAGTCGGTGTGGTCGCCGGAGATGTTGGCGTCGGTGAAACTGAGGTAGAGGCCGCGGACGACCGGCAGCAGCACGAAGAGTCCGTACAGGACGAAGAACGGGGCGACGAACCAGCCGCCGTGCTGGAAGCGACGGCCCCAGCGCACGCGGGCGGAGTCGGCGGCCGTGGTCGCGCGAGGACGCAGGGTGGTGGCGGCGACCGTGCTCGTGGCGCTGCTCATGCGCCTGCTCCCTTCAGCTCCTGGGCGGCCGTCCTGCCGTCCATGGGGTTCTTCATGGCGAGCAGTCGCTCCAGGACGGACTTCATACGGCGGGCCGCCGCGGCCGGCTTCGCGGAGCCGAGGTTGGAGGAGGCGACGACCGGGCCGACACGTTGCGCAAGGACGCCGGTGGAGCCGGCGAACCAGATGTGCGGTTCGGTGGCCGGGTGCTCCATGGCGGGCCCGGAGTACTCGTTCTGCGGGCTGAGCTTGAGGTAGGCGGGATCCTTGAAGGTGGGCAGATAGGCGGGCACATGGCCGCCGATGGCCCAGGTGGTGGCGTGGGTGACCATGTAGGCGGCGAGCCGGTAGGCGCCCTCGTCGGCGGCGCCGCCGCGGCCGGACTGGTGGGGCAGGATGAAGGAGTGCGACTCGGCGTGGGTGGCCCGTCTCCCGAACACCGGGGGCAGCGGCTGGGCGCCGAAGTCGAGCTTCTCCCCGTTGAAGTACGGCACCGACCAGTTGCCCTCCCAGGTGAACGGCGACCCGGCGAGGAACGCCTCGCCGTCGGCCTCGCCGACGGTGACATAGCCGTCGGTCACGTGCTTGCGGAAGAACTCCAGGACCTCGGTGGCCTTGTCGGTGTCGAAGGTGACGTCGGTCTGGTCGTCGTTGAAGTAGCCGCCGCCGAGCTGCTGGTAGAAGGCGACGAAGAACCACCAGGCGAAGTTCTGGTCGTTGGCGTGCAGGCCGAGGGTCTGCTGCCCGCTCTTCAGCTGCTTCTTGGCCGCCTTGAGGAGGGCGAACCACTCGTCGGTGGAACCGGCGGCCGGCAGCCGGCCGTCGGCGTCGAGCAGCCCGGCCTTCTTGCAGACGTCCTTGCGGTAGAAGCAGAGCTGGACGTGGATGTCGAGGGGCAGGGCGTAGAGCTTGCCGCCGACGATGCCGCGCTTCCACAGCACGGGGTTGAAGTCGGCCTCCCGCACGCCGTACTTGGCCAGAAGGTCGATGTCCCAGGGGTCCAGGAGGCGGCCGGGCGCGAACCCGGGGACGCGGCCCTGGTGCATGACGGCGAGGTCCGGTGCGCGGTTGCCGGCCGCGGCCATGGCGAGCTTGGTGTAGTACGGGCCGCCCCAGGTCAGGGTGGAGTCCTTGACCGCGATGTCCGGATGTTCCTTGCGGAAGGCGTCCACCATCGCGACCTGGTTGGTGCCGTCGCCGCCCTGGAAGAGGTTCCAGTAGCGGACCCGGGTGCGCGCGCTGGAGGCGAGCGCGTCCGCGCCGGTGCCGAGCGCGGCGAAGCCGAGGCTGCCGGCGACGGTCAGGCCGCCGAGCGCGGCCAAAACGTTCCTGCGGTTCAGGTTCCCACGATTCGGATACCCGTCGTTCAGGTCAGGTCGTCCCATGCCCTGCCCTCACTGTTCGAGATTCACTGTTCGAGATTTCGGTGATCGCTCGTAACTTCGAACGGGACCGTAGATAGGAAGCGCTTTCTCGTCAATGGTTTGCACAAAAATCGAAGGTCCCCGTCCGGTGGTCGACGACCGGACGGGGACCTTCGAGGGGGAAACTGTCAGCCGGCGAACGGCGGCTGCGGCAGGCCCTTCCCCGCGCCGGGGACGACGAGCACCGAGCCGGAGAGCGGATGCGGCGCCTCCAGGCCCGTACGCGCCGTGGTGATGTACAGGTCGGTCAGGTCCACGCCGCCGAAGGCGCAGGCGGTGGGGCGCGGAACGGGAAGTTCCACGACCCGGTCGAGCTCGCCGTCCGGTGTGTAGCGGCGGACCGCTCCGCCGTCCCAGAGGGCCACCCACACACAGCCCTCGGCGTCGACGGTGAGCCCGTCGGGCCACCCCGCGCCCTCTTCGATCACGGCCAACGGGCGCCTGTTGAGGGGTGGTTGGCCGTCACCCACGTCACCTACGTCGAAGACGTCGACGCGGCGGGTCGGGGAGTCGATGTAGTACAGCAGCCGGCCGTCCGGGCTCCAGCCCGTTCCGTTGCTGACGGCGACGTCGCCGAGGAGCGGGGTGACCGTGCCGTCCGCGGCGATCCGGGACAGGGTGCCACCGCCCGGGGCCTCGTCGTAGCGCATGGTGCCGAAGAGCAGCGAGCCGTCCGGGGCGACCGCGGCGTCGTTCGCGCGGCGGCCGGGGACGGGGTCGCGGTGCAGCCACCGAAAGCCCTCGGCGCCGCCGTACGTCGCCACGCCGTCCCGGAGATTGACGACCAGGCCGCCGCCCGCGCGGGGCTTGGCGGCGCCCACGTGCTGCTCGGTGACCATGACCGTGCGGCGCCCGGAGACGGGGTCGTAGGTGTGGACCCGGGAACCGAGGATGTCCACCCAGATGAGCCGCTGCGCGTCCGGATCCCAGGTCGGGCCCTCACCGAGGGCCGCCTCGGCGCGCACCGCGACGTCGAAGGCCGTGCCGCCCGTCCCGCTCGCCCCGGTCACCCCACCACGCTCCGGTGGCCGAGCCGCTCGGACAGCTCGACGGCGCCCTTCGCGGCGAGCTGCTCCAGCTCCACGCGGCGCTCGTCGCTCCAGCGGATCATCGGTACGGAGATGGAGAGCGCGGCGACGACCTGGCCCGTACGGTCGCGCACCGGGGCGGCGACGCAGCTGACGTCCGGGTTCGACTCGCGGCTCTCCACGGCGACGCCGCGGCGGCGGATCTCGGCGAGGGCCTCGCGCAGGGCGCCCGGCTCGGTGATGCTGTTGGGCGTCATCGCGACCAGGTCCGCGTTGTCCGGGATACGGGAGGTCAGCTCGACGTCGGGGAGCGAGGCGAGCAGCATCTTGCCGACGGAGGTGCAGTGGGCGGGCAGGCGCCGGCCCGCCGCGGACACCATGCGCACGGCGTGCGTGGAGTCGACCTTCGCGATGTAGATGACGTCCGTGCCCTCCAGGATCGCCACGTGGACGGTCTCGTCACAGGTCTCGGCGACGGACCGGGCGACCTGCTGGCCCTCGGCGGCGAGGTCCAGCTGCTCGGCGTACCTGCTCCCGAGCTGGTACGGGCGCACACCGAGGCGGTAGCGTCCCGGCTGGCCGGGAACCTGCACGATGTACGAGCGGGCGGCGAGCGTGGTGACCAGCTCGTGCACCGTCGTCCGGGGAAGCTGGAGCTTGCGCACGATGTCGGGGGCGGAGAGCGTCCCGTCCCCGTCGAGGAAGAGCTCGAGTATGTCGAGAGCTCGGGTCACGGCAGGTACGAGGCGTCCCACAACCGGCCCCCTCCCTATGTTCGAAATTTCAACAGCCGATCGGCATGACGAACACAGGCTACTCATAGTGCTCTTGCACGGGCAATGGGTGGGTGACGGTGAGGTGCGAGGGGTGACAGTGCACTGGTGAGCAGGCGGAGTCGGCCGCGCGCGACGGGAGCTCAGCGGCGGGGGTGGGGATCACCCAGCTCACCTCGGAGACGCTGCGCGCGGAGTACCAGCTCCAGCTCGAACCGCCGGTCCGGATCGTCGATCTCGTCCCCCCACAGCTCCCTGATCTGGCGGAGGCGGTAGCGGACGGTCTGGGGGTGGACACCGAGCCGCGCGGCCACCTCCGGCGCGCCTCCGCGCGTCTCCAGCCACGCCAGCAACGTCTCCGCGAGACGTCGCCCGTGCGTCGGCCCGCAGTGCGCGAGCGGCGCCAGGCAGCGCAGGGCGAGGTCGTCGATCAGCTCCTCGGGCTGGAGGAGCACCAGGGCCTCGGTGTGCTCGGTGCAGTGCAGCACCTCCCCGCCGGGCAGCAGCCGCCGCTCCATCAGCCGTACCGCCGCATCCGCCCAGCGCAGCGACTTCGCCGCGTCGGCCAGCGGCACCGGCGGCCCGATCGCCCCGGACCACCCGGTCAGCGCCCGGTGCAGCAGCTCCGGCCGCCCGGCGGCGTCCGGCTCGGGCACCACCATCCGCGGCTGCTCGTACTCCATGTCGAGCAGCACCCCCTGCCCGACGGCGGGCGCCACGGCCTCCCGCGCCGGCCGCAGCAGCACCCCGACGGCGACCTTGTCCGGCAGTGGCCAGCCGATCCGCGCGGCCCGCTCGACGAGCGCCTCGGCGGGGTCGCCCCGGTGGTGGTGCTCGGCGAGCAGCAGCTCCATCAGGCGCCGCTGGAGACGGAGGCGCTCCCCCGCCTGCCGGGCCGCGGCCTCGGCGTAACCCCGTACGGACTGGTCCACCAGACCGTCCAGGTACTCGTATCCCGCGTCGACGAGCTCGTACATCGCCGGTGGCGGGATCTCGACCCGCTGCCCGATCTCCGCGAACCGGCGCCAGGCGAGGCGGACGCCCAGCCGGTAGATCGCCTGCAGTGAGTCGAGGCTGCGGCCGTGCAGTCCCTCGCCGCGGCCGAACTCCTGGAAGACCTCGGGGTGGACGCGGGGTCTGCCCTCCGCCGTCTCCAGGTGCTGCACGAAGACCTCGATGGCCCGGCGGATGCCGACGAGGGCCATCGGCTCTCCGGAGTCGTCGAGGACGAGGGGCAGGTTCGGGTACTCGCGGCGGATCTCCCGGAGGATCTCCTCGGCGAGATCCGGCGCCTCGGCGAGGGCGATCGCCGCGAACTGCCGCACCTGGGCACGGGGAACGTCATGCCAGGCCGAGCGTATGGCGACGGTCCCGTGGCCGGCCTGCACCTTCCGGTCCGCCTCCGGCGCGCCCCGCGGCACGGTCAGTGCTCCTGGTCGGCATGTTCGTATGTGATCAGGGGGGTGTTCGGCTGATCGGGGGTCGCGTCGAGCAGCGCGACGATGCCGAGTGCGGCACCCACGGCGAGCGCGGCGGCGGCAGCGACGGTGAGTACGGCGGCCAACAGTCTGGACATCGCAGGGTGAGCCTCTCTGTCGGAGGTCGTCCCCACCCGTTTCCGTGATCCGCGCAGCCCGTTTCGCCGGTCCCGTCCGGCAAGTCCTCAGTCTCGACAATGCATTGACACTCCGTCAAGGGTGCCCGTACGGTTCCCGGCCCATACCGCACGTGCACTTTCCCTCCTGGTGTCGACGCACCCGTATCACCGCGTTCCACCCGTATCACCCGCATCACCCGTGACCGGCCGTGATCAGCCGCGATCAGCCGTGATCACTCGTGCGTCGAGCCTCCTCACGCCCCTGGAGTGCCCGGATGCGCCGGAAACCCTCACCCTTCGCACTGGTCCTGCTCGGCCTCGGCACGTTTCTGCTCGTACTGGCCCCGATGCTCGCGTGGTACGTGGAACCGCGGGCCGCCGTGAAC is a window of Streptomyces sp. NBC_00271 DNA encoding:
- a CDS encoding extracellular solute-binding protein; the encoded protein is MGRPDLNDGYPNRGNLNRRNVLAALGGLTVAGSLGFAALGTGADALASSARTRVRYWNLFQGGDGTNQVAMVDAFRKEHPDIAVKDSTLTWGGPYYTKLAMAAAGNRAPDLAVMHQGRVPGFAPGRLLDPWDIDLLAKYGVREADFNPVLWKRGIVGGKLYALPLDIHVQLCFYRKDVCKKAGLLDADGRLPAAGSTDEWFALLKAAKKQLKSGQQTLGLHANDQNFAWWFFVAFYQQLGGGYFNDDQTDVTFDTDKATEVLEFFRKHVTDGYVTVGEADGEAFLAGSPFTWEGNWSVPYFNGEKLDFGAQPLPPVFGRRATHAESHSFILPHQSGRGGAADEGAYRLAAYMVTHATTWAIGGHVPAYLPTFKDPAYLKLSPQNEYSGPAMEHPATEPHIWFAGSTGVLAQRVGPVVASSNLGSAKPAAAARRMKSVLERLLAMKNPMDGRTAAQELKGAGA
- a CDS encoding helix-turn-helix domain-containing protein, with protein sequence MQAGHGTVAIRSAWHDVPRAQVRQFAAIALAEAPDLAEEILREIRREYPNLPLVLDDSGEPMALVGIRRAIEVFVQHLETAEGRPRVHPEVFQEFGRGEGLHGRSLDSLQAIYRLGVRLAWRRFAEIGQRVEIPPPAMYELVDAGYEYLDGLVDQSVRGYAEAAARQAGERLRLQRRLMELLLAEHHHRGDPAEALVERAARIGWPLPDKVAVGVLLRPAREAVAPAVGQGVLLDMEYEQPRMVVPEPDAAGRPELLHRALTGWSGAIGPPVPLADAAKSLRWADAAVRLMERRLLPGGEVLHCTEHTEALVLLQPEELIDDLALRCLAPLAHCGPTHGRRLAETLLAWLETRGGAPEVAARLGVHPQTVRYRLRQIRELWGDEIDDPDRRFELELVLRAQRLRGELGDPHPRR
- the arfA gene encoding arabinosylfuranosidase ArfA, translating into MRTARFALDPAFTIGEVNPRLFGSFVEHLGRCVYTGIYEPDHPSADAEGLRTDVLDLVRELGVTTIRYPGGNFVSAYNWEDGVGPAEERPRRLDLAWRSTETNRFGLSEYIAFLRKIGPQAEPMMAINLGTRGVAEALELQEYANHPGGTARSDLRVAHGDKEPFGIGLWCLGNEMDGPWQTGHKTAEEYGRLAAETARAMRQIEPDLELVACGSSGQNMETFAAWEATVLAETYDLVDYISLHAYYEETEGDRDSFLASAVDTESFIENVVATCDHVGARLKSKKKINLSFDEWNVWYQSRPNPHPVEDWQEAPRILEDVYSVTDAVVFGSLLIALLRHADRVTVACLAQLVNVIAPIMTEPGGAAWRQTTFFPFAQAAKYGRGEVLDVRAVSPTYETKKYGEVDLLHATAVRAEDGSVTVFAVNRSQTEPLPLEVALNRLGLTTVVEHSAVADADPDARNTLQDQERVTPHPVEDTTLQDDGTLTAVLEPLSWNVIRLS
- a CDS encoding carbohydrate ABC transporter permease — its product is MSSATSTVAATTLRPRATTAADSARVRWGRRFQHGGWFVAPFFVLYGLFVLLPVVRGLYLSFTDANISGDHTDFVGLDNYREALKDDLVWNSLWHSVQFTLYVVPCIVVVALLMALIAHHTVHFKWLWRLCFFAPFLLPSAVIGNLWWWLFQPTNGMVNHVLGLTTPWLTQKSTALLAVVVATLWWTVGFSFLLFLAALQNIPQHLYEAAELDGANAFRRMLHITVPNLRNITGLVIALQILASLQVFDQAVVMYQFGPGPEESTRTFVQYTLEQGFTSYRVGYASAISFVLFLIIAAVALGRMWLLRSREEGISR
- a CDS encoding arabinan endo-1,5-alpha-L-arabinosidase, translated to MKRLRLAALLAAATIALLPTTASADVTYPDPLPLTGQQIIHDPTVTHLRNGRYVAYSTGGVLGARLSTDLHHWDDAGNAFTTPPSWWYDYNSTADPWAPDLSYRDGRYWLYYAVSSWGTNHSAIGVATSKTGMPGTWTDHGPAFTSRTTDAWNAIDPAVIRADGKLWMAFGSYWTGIRMVELDPSTGKAIADTPVEHLATRPDAPYAVEGPYIVKHGRYYYLFASYDACCAGVNSTYKIRVGRSASVTGPYVDSTGKPMLEGGGDLFLASHGRYVGPGGESVFRAHGEDWIAYHYYDGNDSGTPKLGLNRLNWTRNGWPVAG
- a CDS encoding carbohydrate ABC transporter permease — translated: MTTPSPTLRKPRSTWTPAQIALTVVALALSVIWMAPLVWALSTSLKTPAESVASPHWIPKDLTLDSWRKVFEAGNIPNWFVNSLVVSVCVTFVVLLVASLAGYGFARTEFRGKSVLMAVTMAGLMFSPAILGVPLFTTVQSLGMVDTYWGMILPQCAPAAMVYILYKFFQSLPRELEEAAFIDGAGRWRIFFTLVLPLSKPSLSAVGIFTFIASWNNFLWPYMVTNNPDLMTMPNGIATVQNAFGIVWPQLMAGGLIAGLPLIVVFVFFQSQIVRGVAHTGLAGQ
- a CDS encoding SMP-30/gluconolactonase/LRE family protein, which gives rise to MTGASGTGGTAFDVAVRAEAALGEGPTWDPDAQRLIWVDILGSRVHTYDPVSGRRTVMVTEQHVGAAKPRAGGGLVVNLRDGVATYGGAEGFRWLHRDPVPGRRANDAAVAPDGSLLFGTMRYDEAPGGGTLSRIAADGTVTPLLGDVAVSNGTGWSPDGRLLYYIDSPTRRVDVFDVGDVGDGQPPLNRRPLAVIEEGAGWPDGLTVDAEGCVWVALWDGGAVRRYTPDGELDRVVELPVPRPTACAFGGVDLTDLYITTARTGLEAPHPLSGSVLVVPGAGKGLPQPPFAG
- a CDS encoding IclR family transcriptional regulator; the encoded protein is MGRLVPAVTRALDILELFLDGDGTLSAPDIVRKLQLPRTTVHELVTTLAARSYIVQVPGQPGRYRLGVRPYQLGSRYAEQLDLAAEGQQVARSVAETCDETVHVAILEGTDVIYIAKVDSTHAVRMVSAAGRRLPAHCTSVGKMLLASLPDVELTSRIPDNADLVAMTPNSITEPGALREALAEIRRRGVAVESRESNPDVSCVAAPVRDRTGQVVAALSISVPMIRWSDERRVELEQLAAKGAVELSERLGHRSVVG